Below is a genomic region from Citrobacter europaeus.
AGTGGAATCACTGCCACGCCAACGCCGCAGGAGTCGGATCAACGCTGGACGGTTACCCAACAGCGTAATCCGGATGCCGCTTGTCTGGACTGTCACAAGCCGGATACCGAGGGCATGCATGGTAAGCATGCGGAAGTCATCAACCCGAATAACAAACTGCCGGTCACCTGCACCAACTGTCACGGCCAGCCGTCACCGAACCACCGTGAGGGGGTGAAGGATGTGATGCGCTTTAATGAGCCGATGTACAACGTGGAACAGCAGAACAGCGTCTGTATGTCTTGTCACCT
It encodes:
- the nrfB gene encoding cytochrome c nitrite reductase pentaheme subunit translates to MSVLRSLLTAGVLASGLLWSLSGITATPTPQESDQRWTVTQQRNPDAACLDCHKPDTEGMHGKHAEVINPNNKLPVTCTNCHGQPSPNHREGVKDVMRFNEPMYNVEQQNSVCMSCHLPEQLQKAFWPHDVHVTKVACASCHSLHPKQDTMQTLSDKGRIKICVDCHSDQRNNPNFNPASVPLLKEHP